In Thauera aromatica K172, one DNA window encodes the following:
- the tal gene encoding transaldolase codes for MNPLLQVRQHGQQLWLDNLSRTLLNDGHLARLIAEDGIAGVTTNPAIFHKAIADGRYYESDLDALREQPMDAEGRYEALVLPDVRRACDLLLPLHEESDGDAGYVSLEVSPVLAHDADATFAAGMRLNATIDRPNLLIKVPATAAGVEAVERLIGAGVSVNVTLMFSLAHVDAVAEAYLRGLERLRRAGGELAPVRSVASLFLSRVDTLIDKQLEEAGGTALELRGRTAVAMARLAYQRYRERFHSAGFEALRAAGAHPQSLLWASTGTKNPAYSDLLYVEPLIGAETVNTLPDATLAALRDHGRIAPTLESGTEAAAAHYAALRALGIDLNTAGERLQREGLAQFEQAFTALLELTA; via the coding sequence ATGAATCCGTTGCTCCAGGTTCGCCAGCACGGCCAGCAACTCTGGCTCGACAATCTTTCCCGCACCCTGCTCAACGACGGCCATCTCGCCCGTCTGATCGCCGAAGACGGCATCGCCGGCGTCACCACCAACCCCGCGATCTTCCACAAGGCGATCGCCGACGGCCGCTACTACGAGAGCGATCTCGACGCCCTGCGCGAGCAACCGATGGACGCCGAAGGGCGCTATGAAGCGCTGGTGCTCCCCGACGTGCGACGCGCCTGCGACCTGCTCCTGCCGCTGCACGAAGAAAGCGACGGCGATGCCGGCTACGTCAGCCTCGAAGTCTCCCCCGTGCTCGCACACGACGCCGACGCCACCTTCGCCGCCGGCATGCGCCTGAACGCCACCATCGACCGCCCCAACCTGCTGATCAAGGTGCCTGCCACCGCTGCCGGGGTGGAAGCGGTCGAGCGCCTGATCGGTGCCGGAGTCAGCGTCAACGTCACCCTGATGTTCTCTCTCGCCCACGTCGACGCGGTCGCCGAAGCCTATCTCCGCGGTCTCGAACGCCTGCGCCGTGCCGGCGGCGAACTCGCTCCGGTCAGGTCGGTGGCAAGCCTGTTCCTGTCGCGGGTCGACACCCTGATCGACAAGCAGCTCGAGGAAGCCGGCGGCACGGCACTGGAACTGCGCGGCCGCACTGCGGTGGCGATGGCCCGACTCGCCTACCAGCGCTACCGTGAACGCTTCCACAGCGCCGGCTTCGAAGCGCTGCGCGCCGCCGGCGCCCACCCGCAATCCCTGCTGTGGGCGAGCACCGGCACCAAGAACCCGGCCTACAGCGACCTGCTCTACGTCGAGCCGCTGATCGGCGCGGAAACGGTCAACACCCTGCCCGATGCGACCCTCGCCGCACTGCGCGACCACGGCCGCATCGCCCCCACGCTGGAGAGCGGAACCGAGGCCGCAGCCGCCCACTACGCCGCCCTGCGCGCCCTCGGCATCGACCTCAACACCGCCGGTGAACGCCTGCAGCGCGAAGGCCTCGCCCAGTTCGAGCAGGCGTTCACCGCACTGCTCGAACTGACCGCCTGA
- a CDS encoding electron transport complex subunit E: protein MTPTEFRDLAWNGLWKQNTGLAQLLGLCPILAVSTTMVNAVSLGLATLLVMALANFAVSTLRNLIPYEIRIPVFILIIAALVTVVDLAFNAWLHDLYLVLGIFIPLIVTNCIVLARVEAYAAKNDPLTSTVDGLMMGLGLVWVLAVLGGLRELLGAGTLLSGIDMILPGASALSVFGDDYPGFLISILPPGAFFTLGVLIAVFNAINVRLAARARRRPPPAATREAGTGPAAAG from the coding sequence ATGACCCCGACCGAATTCCGCGATCTCGCCTGGAACGGACTGTGGAAGCAGAACACCGGCCTTGCCCAGCTGCTCGGCCTGTGCCCGATCCTCGCGGTGAGCACGACGATGGTCAACGCGGTGAGCCTCGGCCTCGCCACCCTTCTCGTCATGGCGCTGGCGAACTTCGCCGTGTCGACGCTGCGCAACCTCATTCCCTATGAGATCCGCATTCCGGTGTTCATCCTGATCATCGCCGCGCTGGTCACCGTCGTCGATCTCGCTTTCAACGCCTGGCTGCATGACCTCTATCTGGTGCTCGGCATCTTCATTCCGCTGATCGTCACCAACTGCATCGTGCTCGCCCGCGTCGAAGCCTATGCGGCCAAGAACGATCCGCTTACCTCCACCGTCGACGGCCTGATGATGGGCCTCGGCCTGGTCTGGGTACTGGCGGTGCTGGGCGGGCTGCGCGAACTGCTCGGCGCCGGCACGCTGCTTTCCGGCATCGACATGATCCTGCCCGGGGCCTCGGCGCTGTCGGTGTTCGGCGACGACTACCCCGGCTTCCTGATCTCGATCCTGCCGCCCGGCGCATTCTTCACTCTCGGCGTGCTGATCGCCGTATTCAACGCGATCAACGTCCGCCTCGCGGCGCGGGCCCGGCGGAGGCCGCCGCCCGCGGCCACGCGCGAAGCCGGAACCGGACCGGCCGCCGCCGGCTGA
- the rsxC gene encoding electron transport complex subunit RsxC has translation MIGRLFKFRGGIKPDAHKNESAGAPIRRAPLPPRLVVPLRQSARASPSCIVEVGQHVLKGERIGAPEGFLGTAVHAPTSGTVVDLGNYPMAHISGLDTPCVVIAPDGEERWIEHAPFDYHTASREQALAWLRDCGIVGLGGATFPSHVKLGTGAGIETLILNGAECEPWITCDDRLMRERAADILAGAAILRELIGARELVVGIEDNKPEAIAAMREAAAAAGDVRIVPVPALYPAGGEKQLIRVLTGVEIPYGKLGGDYGVQCFNVGTAHAVYRAIAHGEPLLSRVVTLTGNVARSGNWEVLIGTPVADLLALAQPKADTDRTLMGGPMMGFALPHLDVPIVKGSNCLISASPTLFPPAPPEQPCIRCGECARACPAELQPFELYWFSRSKNFGKAQEYHLFDCIECGCCAYVCPAHIPLVDYFRFSKSEIWAREREKTAADQARERFEFRNFRQEREKAEKAARLAAKAAETHAKLGAETADAAPAAADAAAEDPKKALIAAALARAQAQKAETRPRNTDNLSPEKQAEIADIEARRKVLEAVHAADHRRAPELSSADAPPPGTPTGGSEPRN, from the coding sequence ATGATCGGGCGCCTGTTCAAATTTCGCGGCGGCATCAAGCCCGACGCCCACAAGAACGAGTCGGCCGGCGCCCCCATCCGCCGCGCCCCCCTGCCCCCGCGCCTGGTGGTGCCGTTGCGCCAGAGCGCGCGCGCGAGTCCGAGCTGCATCGTCGAAGTGGGCCAGCACGTGCTCAAGGGCGAACGCATCGGCGCCCCAGAAGGTTTTCTCGGGACCGCGGTCCATGCCCCCACGTCGGGCACGGTGGTGGACCTGGGGAACTACCCGATGGCCCATATTTCCGGGCTCGACACCCCCTGCGTGGTCATCGCCCCCGACGGCGAAGAGCGCTGGATCGAGCACGCCCCGTTCGATTACCACACCGCCAGCCGCGAACAGGCGCTCGCCTGGCTGCGCGATTGCGGCATCGTCGGCCTCGGCGGCGCGACCTTCCCCAGCCACGTCAAGCTCGGCACGGGCGCCGGCATCGAGACCCTGATCCTCAACGGCGCCGAGTGCGAGCCCTGGATCACCTGCGACGACCGCCTGATGCGCGAGCGTGCCGCCGACATCCTCGCCGGCGCGGCGATCCTGCGCGAGCTGATCGGCGCACGCGAACTGGTCGTCGGCATCGAGGACAACAAGCCCGAAGCGATCGCGGCGATGCGCGAGGCGGCGGCAGCGGCGGGCGATGTGCGCATCGTGCCGGTGCCCGCGCTCTACCCCGCGGGCGGCGAAAAGCAGCTCATCCGCGTTCTCACCGGGGTCGAGATCCCCTACGGCAAGCTTGGCGGCGACTACGGCGTGCAGTGCTTCAACGTCGGCACCGCACACGCGGTGTATCGCGCCATCGCCCACGGCGAGCCGCTGCTGAGCCGCGTCGTCACCCTCACCGGCAACGTCGCCCGCAGCGGCAACTGGGAAGTGCTGATCGGCACTCCGGTCGCAGACCTGCTCGCGCTGGCGCAGCCGAAGGCCGACACCGACCGCACCCTGATGGGCGGACCGATGATGGGCTTCGCCCTGCCGCACCTGGACGTACCCATCGTCAAGGGCAGCAACTGCCTCATCTCGGCCTCGCCGACCCTGTTTCCGCCCGCCCCGCCCGAGCAGCCCTGCATCCGCTGCGGCGAATGCGCACGCGCCTGCCCCGCCGAACTGCAGCCGTTCGAGCTGTACTGGTTCAGCCGCTCGAAAAACTTCGGCAAGGCGCAGGAGTACCACCTCTTCGACTGCATTGAATGCGGCTGCTGCGCCTACGTGTGCCCGGCCCACATCCCGCTGGTGGACTACTTCCGCTTTTCCAAGAGCGAGATCTGGGCGCGCGAACGCGAAAAGACCGCGGCCGACCAGGCCCGCGAGCGTTTCGAGTTCCGCAACTTCCGCCAGGAGCGCGAAAAAGCCGAAAAAGCCGCCCGGCTCGCGGCCAAGGCCGCCGAGACCCACGCCAAGCTCGGCGCCGAAACCGCGGACGCAGCGCCGGCCGCGGCCGATGCTGCCGCGGAAGACCCGAAGAAAGCCCTGATCGCCGCCGCGCTCGCTCGCGCCCAGGCGCAAAAGGCCGAAACCCGGCCGCGCAACACCGACAACCTCAGCCCCGAGAAACAGGCCGAGATTGCCGACATCGAAGCCCGCCGCAAAGTGCTGGAGGCGGTGCATGCCGCCGACCACCGCCGCGCACCGGAACTTTCGAGCGCCGATGCGCCGCCACCGGGCACGCCCACCGGCGGCTCCGAGCCCCGTAACTGA
- the nth gene encoding endonuclease III, translating into MKREAIREFFRRLHEAEPNPRTELEYASPYQLLVAVVLSAQATDRSVNLATRKLFAAAPTPEAMVSLGEEGIAGYIKTIGLFRNKAKNTLALSRQLLERHGGEVPAERGALEALPGVGRKTASVVLNTVFRQPVMAVDTHIFRLANRSGLAPGKDVLEVEQALMRRVPKDYLLDAHHWLILHGRYVCTARKPRCGTCRVRDLCLFRDKTD; encoded by the coding sequence ATGAAGCGCGAGGCGATCCGCGAATTCTTCCGCCGCCTCCACGAAGCCGAGCCGAACCCGCGGACCGAGCTCGAATACGCTTCGCCCTACCAGCTGCTGGTGGCGGTCGTGCTCTCGGCGCAGGCGACCGACCGCAGCGTCAACCTCGCCACCCGCAAGCTGTTCGCCGCCGCCCCGACCCCCGAAGCGATGGTCTCGCTGGGCGAGGAAGGCATCGCCGGATACATCAAGACCATCGGCCTGTTCCGCAACAAGGCGAAGAACACCCTGGCCCTGTCGCGCCAGCTGCTCGAACGCCACGGCGGCGAAGTGCCGGCCGAGCGTGGCGCACTCGAAGCCCTGCCCGGAGTCGGACGCAAGACCGCCAGCGTGGTCCTCAACACCGTGTTCCGCCAGCCGGTGATGGCGGTCGACACCCACATCTTCCGCCTCGCCAACCGCAGCGGCCTGGCCCCCGGCAAGGATGTGCTCGAAGTCGAGCAGGCGCTGATGCGGCGCGTGCCCAAGGACTACCTGCTCGATGCCCACCACTGGCTGATCCTGCACGGGCGCTACGTGTGCACCGCGCGCAAGCCCCGCTGCGGCACCTGCCGCGTGCGCGACCTGTGCCTGTTCCGCGACAAGACCGATTGA
- a CDS encoding RnfABCDGE type electron transport complex subunit G, producing MSMRYSAPRTALRTAAIMVVFTMVFTALMAATYGLTRPAIEASKQDAQLRLINEVLPPDSYDNALLDDFVRFGPTPAIGMDGGGRAWRARKAGQPVALVLEAAASDGYAGRIALVVAVAVDGRLSGVRVTEHKETPGLGDYIDPKKDRRKDMPWIGQFAVATWKDVDSAAWKVRKDGGSFGYRSGATISARAVVGAVGRSTAFAVEHLDAFFAAPAGSLLGAP from the coding sequence GTGAGCATGCGCTATTCCGCCCCCCGCACCGCGCTGCGCACCGCGGCGATCATGGTGGTCTTCACTATGGTATTTACCGCACTGATGGCGGCAACCTACGGCCTCACCCGGCCGGCAATCGAAGCTTCAAAGCAGGATGCGCAGCTGCGCCTGATCAACGAGGTGCTCCCGCCCGACAGCTACGACAACGCCCTCCTCGACGACTTCGTGCGCTTCGGCCCGACGCCCGCGATCGGCATGGACGGTGGCGGCCGCGCCTGGCGCGCGCGCAAGGCCGGCCAGCCGGTGGCGCTGGTGCTCGAGGCCGCCGCCAGCGACGGCTACGCCGGGCGCATCGCCCTGGTGGTGGCGGTCGCCGTCGACGGCCGGCTGTCCGGGGTGCGCGTCACCGAGCACAAGGAAACTCCCGGCCTGGGCGACTACATCGATCCGAAGAAGGACCGCCGCAAGGACATGCCGTGGATCGGCCAGTTCGCCGTCGCCACCTGGAAGGATGTAGACAGCGCGGCGTGGAAGGTGCGCAAGGACGGCGGCAGCTTCGGCTACCGCAGCGGCGCCACCATCAGCGCACGCGCGGTGGTCGGCGCCGTCGGCCGCAGCACCGCGTTCGCCGTCGAACATCTGGACGCTTTCTTCGCCGCACCTGCCGGCAGCCTGCTCGGAGCCCCGTGA
- a CDS encoding DUF1841 family protein, whose product MFNPSRDQVRSFFIDTWRKYRSKEVLTPMETIAADILTLHPEYHAVVEDPESIDRDFPPEAGQINPFLHLSLHLAIEEQLSIDQPPGIRAAFDAACSRRGERHDAVHDALECLGEMLFTAQRNGTPPDGAAYVRCLRKKAGVPG is encoded by the coding sequence ATGTTCAACCCCAGCCGTGACCAGGTGCGCAGTTTCTTCATCGACACCTGGCGCAAGTACCGCAGCAAGGAAGTGCTGACGCCGATGGAAACGATCGCGGCCGACATCCTCACCCTGCATCCCGAATACCACGCCGTGGTCGAGGACCCGGAGTCGATCGACCGCGACTTTCCGCCCGAGGCCGGCCAGATCAACCCCTTCCTCCACCTGTCGCTGCACCTGGCAATCGAGGAACAGCTGTCGATCGACCAGCCTCCCGGCATCCGCGCCGCCTTCGATGCCGCCTGCAGCCGTCGCGGCGAACGCCACGATGCCGTCCACGACGCCCTCGAGTGCCTCGGCGAGATGCTGTTCACCGCCCAGCGCAACGGCACCCCGCCCGACGGCGCCGCCTACGTCCGCTGCCTGCGCAAGAAAGCCGGAGTGCCCGGCTGA
- a CDS encoding DUF411 domain-containing protein, with translation MSPPLIRPRRLLASALLALAGIVPAFAAGNEVTMYKDPNCGCCGKWAEHMRAHGFSVKEIATPQMGEVKRTAGVPQALGSCHTAKVGGYVIEGHVPAADVKRMLAEKPAIAGLSAPGMPQGSPGMEGPYPADRYDVVSFDAEGKTAVFASH, from the coding sequence ATGTCCCCCCCGCTCATCCGCCCGCGCCGCCTGCTCGCCAGCGCCCTGCTCGCCCTCGCCGGCATCGTTCCGGCCTTCGCTGCCGGCAACGAAGTCACCATGTACAAGGATCCGAACTGCGGCTGCTGCGGCAAGTGGGCCGAGCACATGCGCGCCCACGGCTTCAGCGTGAAGGAGATCGCCACTCCGCAGATGGGCGAGGTCAAGCGCACCGCCGGCGTACCGCAGGCGCTCGGTTCCTGTCACACGGCGAAGGTCGGCGGTTACGTCATCGAAGGCCACGTCCCGGCCGCCGACGTCAAGCGCATGCTCGCCGAGAAGCCCGCGATCGCCGGCCTCTCCGCACCCGGCATGCCGCAGGGTTCGCCCGGCATGGAAGGCCCCTACCCGGCCGACCGCTACGATGTCGTCAGCTTCGACGCCGAGGGCAAGACCGCGGTTTTCGCCAGCCACTGA
- a CDS encoding aminotransferase class V-fold PLP-dependent enzyme → MPGLLPDVDPDGLLEYSVVYTDRSLNHMSKTFQGVMRGLSAMLKKVYNAQAVAIVPGSGTFGMEAVARQFATGKNTLVIRNGWFSYRWTQIFEAGSIPAASVVLKARPLATGAQAPFAPAPIEEVVAAIREHKPDLVFAPHVETSSGMILPDAYLRAVADAVHEAGGLFVLDCIASGTIWVDMEATGVDVLISAPQKGWTASPCCAMVMLSAAARARIDATTSTSFACDLKKWLQIMEAYEGGAHAYHATMPTDGLVKLYEVMRETEAYGFDKVKAEQLELGARVRAALEARGIRSVAADGFQAPGVVVSYTDDDAIKSGAKFAAAGLQIAAGVPLQCDEPAEFKTFRLGLFGLDKLHNVDRCVATLEKALDQVL, encoded by the coding sequence ATGCCCGGACTGCTGCCCGATGTCGATCCCGATGGCCTGCTCGAATATTCCGTCGTCTATACCGACCGTTCGCTGAACCACATGTCGAAGACCTTCCAGGGCGTCATGCGCGGCCTGTCGGCGATGCTGAAGAAGGTCTACAACGCCCAGGCCGTGGCGATCGTGCCCGGCAGCGGCACCTTCGGCATGGAAGCGGTGGCACGCCAGTTCGCCACCGGCAAGAACACCCTGGTGATCCGCAACGGCTGGTTCAGCTACCGCTGGACCCAGATCTTCGAGGCCGGCAGCATCCCCGCCGCTTCGGTCGTGTTGAAGGCCCGTCCGCTGGCCACCGGCGCGCAGGCGCCGTTCGCCCCGGCGCCGATCGAGGAAGTCGTCGCCGCGATCCGCGAACACAAGCCCGACCTCGTGTTCGCCCCCCATGTCGAGACCTCCTCCGGCATGATCCTGCCCGACGCCTACCTGCGCGCGGTGGCCGACGCGGTGCATGAAGCGGGCGGCCTGTTCGTGCTCGACTGCATCGCCTCCGGCACGATCTGGGTCGACATGGAAGCGACCGGCGTCGACGTCCTCATCAGCGCCCCGCAGAAGGGCTGGACCGCCTCGCCGTGCTGCGCGATGGTGATGCTGAGCGCGGCCGCGCGCGCGCGCATCGACGCCACCACCAGCACCAGCTTCGCCTGCGACCTGAAGAAGTGGCTGCAGATCATGGAAGCCTACGAAGGCGGCGCCCACGCCTACCACGCCACGATGCCCACCGACGGCCTGGTCAAGCTGTACGAGGTGATGCGCGAGACCGAAGCCTACGGCTTCGACAAGGTCAAGGCCGAGCAGCTCGAACTCGGCGCCCGCGTGCGTGCCGCCCTCGAAGCACGCGGCATCCGCAGCGTCGCCGCCGACGGTTTCCAGGCCCCCGGGGTGGTGGTCAGCTACACCGACGACGACGCCATCAAGAGCGGCGCCAAGTTCGCCGCCGCCGGCCTGCAAATCGCCGCCGGCGTGCCGTTGCAGTGCGACGAGCCGGCCGAGTTCAAGACGTTCCGCCTCGGCCTGTTCGGCCTCGACAAGCTGCACAACGTCGACCGCTGCGTGGCGACGCTGGAAAAGGCGCTCGATCAGGTCCTGTAA
- a CDS encoding LysE family translocator, with amino-acid sequence MDSLPLLPGFAAAAFAVILIPGPTVLLVTGHALSAGLRNALFSILGVCLGDIVAMSLTFLGLGAVLAASAEWFLVLKWLGAAYLIYLGIALWRAPVRPEAGTGRQETRPARIILRAFTVNVLHPKGLAFYAAFLPQFIRPADPALPQMLLLGTTFTAIAFCVLLGYAMTAARFRSHLTRADVRRLCNRSGAGCLVGAGMYTLSMQRSG; translated from the coding sequence ATGGATTCGCTACCACTCCTGCCCGGCTTCGCTGCAGCGGCCTTCGCCGTGATCCTGATTCCCGGCCCAACCGTGCTCCTGGTCACCGGCCATGCCCTGTCGGCAGGGCTGCGCAACGCCCTGTTCAGCATCCTTGGCGTCTGCCTCGGCGACATCGTGGCGATGTCCCTCACTTTCCTCGGCCTCGGTGCAGTGCTGGCGGCGTCGGCCGAATGGTTCCTGGTGCTGAAATGGCTCGGGGCAGCGTATCTGATTTATCTCGGCATCGCCCTGTGGCGAGCGCCGGTGCGCCCCGAAGCGGGCACCGGCAGGCAGGAGACGCGCCCGGCCAGGATCATCCTCCGGGCCTTCACGGTGAATGTGCTGCACCCGAAGGGGCTGGCCTTTTACGCCGCATTTCTGCCCCAGTTCATCCGCCCGGCCGACCCCGCCCTGCCGCAGATGCTGCTGCTCGGCACGACGTTCACGGCCATCGCCTTCTGCGTCCTGCTTGGCTACGCCATGACCGCGGCCCGCTTCCGCAGCCACCTGACCCGAGCGGACGTGCGCCGGCTGTGCAACCGCAGCGGCGCAGGCTGCCTGGTCGGGGCTGGAATGTACACGCTGTCCATGCAACGATCGGGCTGA
- the rsxB gene encoding electron transport complex subunit RsxB yields the protein MLTALLVMSGIALVLGATLGYAAIRFKVEGDPLVEKIDAILPQTQCGQCGYPGCKPYAEAIANGEADINQCPPGGEEGVRKLADLLGREFKPLSEEHGVEKPKAVAVIDEQECIGCTLCIQACPVDAIVGAAKQMHTVVEPLCTGCELCVAPCPVDCIAMVAVTETVQTWKWKYPVIEIRKAA from the coding sequence ATGTTGACCGCACTGCTCGTGATGTCCGGCATCGCCCTCGTCCTCGGCGCGACCCTGGGCTATGCCGCGATCCGCTTCAAGGTCGAAGGCGACCCGCTGGTCGAGAAGATCGACGCCATCCTGCCGCAGACCCAGTGCGGCCAGTGCGGCTACCCCGGCTGCAAGCCCTATGCCGAAGCCATCGCCAACGGCGAGGCCGACATCAACCAGTGCCCGCCCGGAGGCGAAGAAGGGGTGCGCAAGCTCGCCGACCTGCTCGGGCGCGAATTCAAGCCTCTGTCCGAAGAGCACGGGGTGGAAAAACCCAAGGCGGTCGCGGTCATCGACGAGCAGGAGTGCATCGGCTGCACGCTGTGCATCCAGGCCTGCCCGGTCGACGCCATCGTCGGCGCCGCCAAACAGATGCACACCGTGGTCGAGCCGCTATGCACCGGCTGCGAGCTGTGCGTCGCCCCCTGCCCGGTCGACTGCATCGCGATGGTGGCGGTCACCGAGACCGTGCAGACCTGGAAATGGAAATACCCGGTGATCGAAATCAGGAAGGCGGCATGA
- a CDS encoding RnfABCDGE type electron transport complex subunit D has protein sequence MIHSPYVRKPVSVQRTMGLVLIALLPGIAAYVWQVGAGVLINLAIATVAAMLAEALVLRLRRRPVRIAVTDLSAVVTAWLVTLCFPPIVPWWLTVTAVLVAIVAVKHLYGGLGQNPFNPAMVAYCTMIVAFPALMSQWPPAGQLPFDTQLALILGGSREVDGITGATALDALRTGLRAGVGPVDAVREGSAFGLLGGRGWEWIALGYILGGLFLLATRIITWHMPVAFIATFGGVSALFWLLDPAQFASPLFHLASGGAMLAAFFIVTDPVSGTTTPRGKLLFAAGIALLAWLIRNFGAYPEGIAFAVLLMNMCVPLLDMKTQPRVFGHRNGTPGGDRQ, from the coding sequence ATGATCCATTCACCCTACGTCCGCAAACCCGTCAGCGTGCAGCGCACGATGGGCCTGGTGCTGATCGCGTTGCTGCCCGGAATCGCCGCCTACGTGTGGCAAGTCGGCGCCGGCGTACTGATCAACCTCGCCATCGCCACCGTCGCCGCGATGCTCGCCGAAGCCCTGGTGCTGCGCCTGCGCCGCCGCCCGGTCCGGATCGCCGTCACCGACCTGTCGGCCGTCGTCACCGCCTGGCTGGTGACGCTGTGCTTCCCACCGATCGTGCCATGGTGGCTCACCGTCACCGCCGTGCTGGTCGCCATCGTCGCCGTCAAGCACCTCTACGGCGGCCTCGGCCAGAATCCGTTCAACCCGGCAATGGTCGCCTACTGCACGATGATCGTCGCCTTTCCGGCGCTGATGTCGCAGTGGCCGCCGGCCGGGCAGCTGCCCTTCGACACCCAGCTCGCGCTGATCCTGGGCGGCTCCCGCGAGGTCGACGGCATCACCGGCGCCACCGCCCTCGATGCCCTGCGCACCGGCCTGCGCGCCGGCGTCGGCCCGGTCGATGCCGTGCGCGAGGGCTCGGCCTTCGGCCTGCTCGGCGGTCGCGGCTGGGAATGGATCGCGCTCGGCTACATTCTCGGCGGGCTCTTCCTCCTCGCCACGCGGATCATCACCTGGCACATGCCGGTGGCCTTCATCGCCACCTTCGGCGGAGTCTCGGCGCTGTTCTGGCTGCTCGATCCGGCACAGTTCGCCTCGCCGCTGTTCCATCTCGCCAGCGGCGGCGCCATGCTCGCCGCCTTCTTCATCGTCACCGATCCGGTCTCGGGCACCACCACCCCACGCGGCAAGCTCCTCTTCGCTGCCGGCATCGCGCTGCTCGCCTGGCTCATCCGCAACTTCGGTGCCTATCCCGAGGGGATCGCCTTCGCCGTGCTGCTGATGAACATGTGCGTGCCGCTGCTCGACATGAAGACCCAGCCCCGGGTCTTCGGCCACCGCAATGGAACCCCCGGAGGCGACCGCCAGTGA
- a CDS encoding NUDIX hydrolase — protein sequence MKFCSNCGAGVAFRIPPGDTLPRHVCEQCGTIHYQNPKIIVGALPVWEERVLLCRRAIEPRYGMWTLPAGFMENEETTAQAAARETLEEACARIEVGELYTLIDVPHISQVHIVYRARLLDLDFRPGEESLEVALFREEDIPWQQIAFRSILMSLRHFFEDRRRGQWTVHTASLGPPPPDWR from the coding sequence ATGAAATTCTGCTCGAACTGCGGCGCCGGAGTCGCCTTTCGAATCCCGCCCGGCGACACCCTGCCGCGCCACGTCTGCGAGCAGTGCGGAACCATTCACTACCAGAACCCGAAGATCATCGTCGGCGCCCTGCCGGTGTGGGAAGAGCGTGTGCTGCTGTGCCGGCGTGCGATCGAACCGCGCTACGGCATGTGGACCCTGCCCGCCGGGTTCATGGAAAACGAGGAGACCACCGCCCAGGCCGCGGCCCGCGAGACGCTCGAGGAAGCCTGCGCCCGCATCGAAGTCGGCGAGCTGTACACCCTGATCGACGTGCCGCACATCAGCCAGGTCCACATCGTCTATCGCGCCCGCCTGCTCGACCTCGACTTCCGCCCCGGCGAAGAGTCGCTCGAGGTCGCACTGTTTCGCGAAGAGGACATCCCGTGGCAGCAGATCGCCTTCCGCTCGATCCTGATGAGCCTGCGCCACTTCTTCGAGGACCGGCGCCGCGGCCAATGGACAGTGCACACCGCCAGCCTCGGCCCGCCACCGCCCGACTGGCGCTGA
- the rsxA gene encoding electron transport complex subunit RsxA, with amino-acid sequence MTSYLFVVVGAVLVNNVVLVRILGLCPFMGVSKKLETAIGMGAATTFVLTLGSGTSYLIDHYLLLPLDLAYLRTLSFIVVIAAIVQLTELVIQKTSPLLHQVLGIYLPLITTNCAVLGVPLLNVGMKHDLLESLLFGFGSSLGFTLALVLFAGIRERLEGADIPVPFKGTAIAMITAGFMSLAFMGFAGLDRFQ; translated from the coding sequence ATGACCAGCTACCTTTTCGTCGTCGTCGGCGCCGTCCTGGTGAACAACGTCGTCCTTGTCCGCATCCTCGGGCTGTGCCCTTTCATGGGCGTGTCGAAAAAGCTCGAGACCGCGATCGGCATGGGCGCGGCCACCACCTTCGTGCTCACCCTGGGGTCGGGCACCAGCTACCTGATCGACCATTACCTGCTGCTGCCGCTCGATCTCGCCTATCTGCGCACGCTGTCCTTCATCGTCGTGATCGCCGCGATCGTGCAGCTCACCGAGCTGGTGATCCAGAAGACCAGCCCGCTGCTGCACCAGGTGCTGGGCATCTACCTGCCGTTGATCACCACCAACTGCGCGGTGCTCGGCGTGCCGCTGCTCAACGTCGGGATGAAGCACGATCTGCTCGAATCGCTGCTGTTCGGCTTCGGCTCCTCGCTCGGCTTCACCCTGGCGCTGGTGCTGTTCGCCGGCATCCGCGAGCGCCTGGAAGGGGCCGATATTCCTGTGCCGTTCAAAGGCACGGCGATCGCCATGATCACCGCCGGCTTCATGAGCCTCGCGTTCATGGGTTTTGCCGGACTGGACCGTTTCCAGTGA